AAGTTGTGGTCTTCTTGATTTTTATTCCACGCAGTTATAATTCTACAAATTCATATATCAGTTTAGTAGTTAGACCCTGTCTTGAAATAGGAAGGGACGGATGCAAGGATTATAAGGATGTTTTGTTTTGAACATTTGGTTTCGAAAGGGCCGTTTGTTTGGAACCAGGAAAGGAAGGATTTAAGGATGAGCAGGATCATGTAGAGTTTTGGATGATGGTATGGGCTTCGTGCGTTAAAGGAGACGTTTAGTGAATCGTCTCCTTTAACGAATAATATCAAAAAAATATGCTAAGTGCATACCAATATCCAACATGCCCGATCCTGACAATCCTTGCATCCTTCCTTTCCTGGTTCAGAACAAAACATCCTGATAATCCTTGCATCCTTCCTTTCCCGGCTCAAGAAACAACCTCCTGCAAATCCTTGCATCGTTCCTTTCCCGGCTTAAAACAAAACATCCTGCAAATCCTTGCATCGTTCCTTTCCCGGCTCAAAACAAAACATCCTGCAAATCCTTGCATCCTTCCTTTCCTAGTTCAGACAACTCAAATAGCAAAAGGCGCCTAATAAGCGCCTTGCTCTAATATCTAACGTCTGATATCTAAAATCTAATTCCGCAATAGGTCTTAATACTAACTACTAAATACTAACTACTAACATAACCCCAATCAAACCCAATTGGGAGCGGGTTTGATTGGGTTATGAAAGGGATTTGAAAGGGTTATGAAAGGGTTATGAGTTAAGCGAAGTAGCATGCAGTCTCGACCTACCTAGCATTCAATCTGTGTTTATTGGAAAAAAATAGTACATAGGAGTTACCTGTTGCTATTTTTCCTTTCCTTTAAAATCACTAAATTAGCGACCTTTAAAAATAGAATAAGAACTCGTGATGTATAAGGAATATAAGCAGTTAAACTTACCAGAAATCGGCAAAGAAGTATTGAAACGTTGGGGTGCGGAGAACATCTTTGAGAAAAGTATTGTTAACCGTCCGGCGAGTAAGCCATACACATTCTACGAAGGTCCGCCTTCGGCGAACGGTATGCCAGGTATTCACCACGTGATGGCGCGCGCTATCAAAGATATTTTCTGTCGCTACAAAACCTTAAAGGGATTTCAGGTAAAACGTAAGGGCGGTTGGGATACCCACGGTCTGCCGATTGAGTTGGCTGTTGAAAAAACCTTAGGCATTACTAAAGAGGATATCGGCAAGAAAATCTCGGTAGAGGAATACAATGATGCCTGTCGTAAAGAGGTAATGAAGTACACCGATGTTTGGAACGACCTTACTGAAAAGATGGGTTACTGGGTCGACCTTGAGCATCCTTACATCACTTACGAAAACGAGTACATCGAAACCCTATGGTACCTTTTAAAAGACCTTTACAAAAAAGGCTTACTTTATAAGGGCTATACAATCCAACCTTATTCGCCAGCTGCAGGAACAGGTTTGAGTTCGCACGAACTGAACCAACCCGGCACTTACAAAGACGTGAAGGACACAACCATTGTGGCTGAGTTCCGCTTGGATAAAGCGCAAATCCATCCCCTGATGGACCGCCTTGTTGATAACGACATCGAGGATGTAGCATTTATCGCTTGGACAACTACACCATGGACGCTTCCGAGCAACACGGCATTAGTAGTCGGCAAGAATATCGACTATGTTAAGATCAAGACATTCAACCAATATACGGGAGCTCCGGTTTCTGTTGTATTAGCAAAAGCCTTAATCTCTAAACATTTCAAAGCTGAAGGACAGCAAGTGTCTTTCCAAGACTATAAACTTGGCGACAAAGTTATCCCTTGGGAAGTAGCTTCGGAATTCAAAGGCGAGGAATTAGCAGGATTGCGCTATCATCAACTGATGCCTTACATCACTTCAGATGAATTGATGGATAAAGCATTCCGCGTCATCATCGGCGACTTCGTGACTACGGAGGACGGTACAGGTATCGTGCATGCGGCGCCGACCTATGGTGGAGATGACTTTAAAGTAGCTCGTGAAAACGGCGTACCAGCAATTTTGGTGAAAGATGAAAACGGCAAAGATGTTCCTACAGTAGATCGTACAGGTCGTTTTGTGAAAGAGATTACCGATTTCGCAGGACGTTTCGTGAAAGAGGAATACTACTCTGCCGAAGAGCGCGCAGATAAGGATTTCCGTCCGACCGATGTATTGATTGCTATCAAATTAAAAGAAGAGAACAAAGCGTTTGACGTTAAGAAATACGAACACACCTACCCACACTGTTGGCGTACTGACAAACCGGTATTATACTATCCGTTAGATAGCTGGTTTATCCGCACAACGGCGTTGAAAGACGAGTTGGTAGCTTTAAATAAAACAATCAACTGGAAACCGGAAGCTACAGGATCGGGCCGTTTTGGAAACTGGCTTGAAAACTTGGTAGACTGGAACCTTTCGCGTTCTCGCTACTGGGGTACTCCGCTTCCAATCTGGCGTTCAGAAGACGAAAACGAAGAAATCTGCGTGGGCTCGATGCCAGAATTAAAAGCTTTATTAGAAGCAGCTGTTCAATCGGATGCCTTAACAGCAGAAGAAAAAGCGGTGAACCAATCTTATTTAGATAAATTCGGAACCGATCAGCTAGATCTTCACCGTCCATATGTAGATGATATCATCTTGGTATCTGAGGGTGGTCAGAAGCTATATCGTGAACCTGATTTGATCGACGTTTGGTTCGATTCGGGCGCCATGCCATATGCGCAGTGGGGCTTAGATTACGATAAATTAGAGCGCGGCGAAGCATTACCATTCAAAGAAGAATACTTCTCTGCATTCCCGGCGGATTTTATTGCTGAGGGCGTAGACCAAACACGTGGATGGTTCTTCACATTGCATGCGATCTCTACGATGGTCCGTGGTTCTGTGGCCTTCAAAAACGTTGTTTCTAACGGTCTGGTATTAGACAAGAACGGCAACAAGATGTCCAAACGTTTGGGCAATGGTGTCGATCCGTTTGCAACGATCGAGAAGTACTCGGCGGATGCAACACGTTGGTATATGATCAGCAATGCCGCTCCTTGGGATAACTTGAAATTCAACGAAGAAGGATTAGACGAGGTTCGTCGTAAGTTCTTCGGTACGTTATATAATACTTATGCTTTCTTCGCTCTTTACGCGAACATAGATAAATTCAGCTATGCAGAGCCAGATATCGCTATTGAGGAGCGTCCGGAAATCGATAGATGGATTATTTCCTTGTTGAACAGCTTGAGCAAAGAGGTTGATGAGTACTACGCGGATTACGAGCCTACGAAAGCTGCTCGCGCCATCCAGAATTTCGTGGATGAGCATTTAAGCAACTGGTATGTTCGCTTGTGTCGCCGTCGTTTCTGGAAAGGCGAATACTCTACGGACAAGATTTCCGCATACCAAACGCTCTATACTTGTTTGGATACGATTGCGAAATTGATATCTCCAATTTCTCCATTCTTTGCAGATCAGCTGTATTTAGATCTAAATGCGGCAACGAAGAAAGAACAGTTCGAGTCTGTA
The DNA window shown above is from Sphingobacterium hotanense and carries:
- the ileS gene encoding isoleucine--tRNA ligase, whose protein sequence is MYKEYKQLNLPEIGKEVLKRWGAENIFEKSIVNRPASKPYTFYEGPPSANGMPGIHHVMARAIKDIFCRYKTLKGFQVKRKGGWDTHGLPIELAVEKTLGITKEDIGKKISVEEYNDACRKEVMKYTDVWNDLTEKMGYWVDLEHPYITYENEYIETLWYLLKDLYKKGLLYKGYTIQPYSPAAGTGLSSHELNQPGTYKDVKDTTIVAEFRLDKAQIHPLMDRLVDNDIEDVAFIAWTTTPWTLPSNTALVVGKNIDYVKIKTFNQYTGAPVSVVLAKALISKHFKAEGQQVSFQDYKLGDKVIPWEVASEFKGEELAGLRYHQLMPYITSDELMDKAFRVIIGDFVTTEDGTGIVHAAPTYGGDDFKVARENGVPAILVKDENGKDVPTVDRTGRFVKEITDFAGRFVKEEYYSAEERADKDFRPTDVLIAIKLKEENKAFDVKKYEHTYPHCWRTDKPVLYYPLDSWFIRTTALKDELVALNKTINWKPEATGSGRFGNWLENLVDWNLSRSRYWGTPLPIWRSEDENEEICVGSMPELKALLEAAVQSDALTAEEKAVNQSYLDKFGTDQLDLHRPYVDDIILVSEGGQKLYREPDLIDVWFDSGAMPYAQWGLDYDKLERGEALPFKEEYFSAFPADFIAEGVDQTRGWFFTLHAISTMVRGSVAFKNVVSNGLVLDKNGNKMSKRLGNGVDPFATIEKYSADATRWYMISNAAPWDNLKFNEEGLDEVRRKFFGTLYNTYAFFALYANIDKFSYAEPDIAIEERPEIDRWIISLLNSLSKEVDEYYADYEPTKAARAIQNFVDEHLSNWYVRLCRRRFWKGEYSTDKISAYQTLYTCLDTIAKLISPISPFFADQLYLDLNAATKKEQFESVHLADFPAYHSELVDKALEERMALAQDISSLALSLRKKSGINVRQPLSKILVPVLDSSFQEKVEKVKDLILSETNIKDIEFITDTTGIIKKKIKPNFKALGAKVGKDMKTVAAAIQAMSAEQISELEINGNIALTGTEYVISSEDVEIIAEDVEGWQVANLGRLTVALDVHITPELKDEGLARELINRIQNLRKDKGFEVTDRIAVTLSQNTEIQQAVENNFSYICTEILADALKIDNSLVIGEPIEVDGKNLLLLIEKN